A genomic window from Silene latifolia isolate original U9 population chromosome Y, ASM4854445v1, whole genome shotgun sequence includes:
- the LOC141633017 gene encoding uncharacterized protein LOC141633017, whose product MPGCRGDQVKVYWWHLISNRLNLPKYSFIGWLMIKRRLYTKDMMMRFGVISDGLCEICRTQMEDHQHLFYSCDFSVRCWTLLRDWLRVPLPATDILNWCSVWRCRSLLKKQLVYAAVVALVYHIWMAWNVCREEHRVPTPGYILNETMRYIQNLYRSREELSRFQLCLVL is encoded by the coding sequence ATGCCTGGTTGCAGGGGGGATCAGGTTAAGGTGTATTGGTGGCATCTGATCTCGAATAGGCTCAACCTACCTAAATACTCTTTTATTGGGTGGTTAATGATTAAGAGAAGGCTCTACACTAAGGACATGATGATGAGATTTGGTGTTATCTCTGATGGCCTGTGTGAAATTTGCAGGACACAGATGGAGGACCATCAACATCTTTTCTACTCATGTGATTTTAGTGTTAGATGTTGGACTCTGTTGAGGGATTGGCTAAGAGTACCTCTGCCTGCTACTGATATTCTGAATTGGTGCAGTGTGTGGAGGTGTAGGTCTCTGTTGAAGAAGCAGCTAGTATATGCAGCTGTGGTGGCTCTGGTTTACCATATTTGGATGGCATGGAATGTTTGCAGGGAGGAGCATAGGGTACCTACTCCAGGGTACATTCTTAATGAGACTATGAGATACATCCAAAATTTGTATAGGAGCAGGGAGGAATTGTCTAGATTTCAGCTATGTCTTGTGCTGTAA